A window of Glycine soja cultivar W05 chromosome 2, ASM419377v2, whole genome shotgun sequence genomic DNA:
TGTGGGAAGAATTGTCATATCTAATTGATTCCagtggtaatttatttttaatggtaTATATGCAAagagttatattattatttattatataattacctataaatatgatatttaatattttatatttcattatatttattgagtatattatgatttatttagtaCTTCttctaaaaactaaaacaaggattaaaactgaaaactaatttaattcaaTCGATTTTAGATTGGATTGAATTGAatataaaggaaattaaaattattatattataaaattattttcatcaaaatagCGATTGAGTTCAACCTTGGAACCCCtttgatttatataaatagtataattatataataaaaagaaatcaaaattgaaaataaagcaGGTAAAAATAAGGTAAGAAACAAGATAAGCGCGATTTCCGTACTTCCGTTGCAGATAGAGCGTGGACAAAAACACGACGAGGGAGAgtggaaaacaaacaaattactaATCAAAAggtttatcttttaattaatttctcgcTCTCCAAAGTCCAAACAGAACATAGCGTCAGATCAGAATCAGACAAGAGAAGTTGATAAgaacaaacaaaacaacaaccaaaccgtttattttttcttttttcttctctcaacACTCTCACTTCCTATCTAATTTTTTTCGTTCCGTCGTTTCATCCTCGCGAGCGTGCATTTGCATTGcattgctctctctctctcacaaaaCGACGACGACGTCGCCACCGCGCACCGTTTTGGTTTTCCTTTCTCTTCCGTCGTTTGCTTCCGCAAATAGCCTTTCGCATGGGAAACGCTAACGGCAGAGAAGACGGATCCATTCCCCCCGCCGCCGCCGATCCCTCCGCCGCCGCACGTGGAACTCACGCGCCGCCGGTCTCTCTCCCTCCGGTTCGCGCCTTCTCCTCCGATTCAATGGCCAATAGCCCGCCGCACAGCCCTCGCCGCTCCAGATCGCCGATCCTCTTCGGTCCTCAGGTTCTCTCACTTACGCTTCGATTTTTCTGCATTTTATCGTCTTCACGCTTATTCGTTGCTgctgaatttaattttactagCTAGGGTGGAATTTCGGTTTTGTCCGGTCAACGAGGTTATTCGTCGATTTTGCTTTCCGTGTTCGGTTGGTGAGTTTCGTGCTAGCTAATGTCTGGTGCATGAGAGACAGAGAGCGAGAGATTAGGAGGCAGTGTAGGTAGggttacttttttttgttgaaaccgTGGGTTATTtactgagtttttttttttttattgccgttgaagttgaaaCGAAACGTGTTGTTGAACGGATCTGGTAATTTTGTTGTTGATGGATTGGTTCTTTCCTGCATGGATCGTCATGAACGTGGTTCAGATGTTTGGATATGCGTTGTGGATGTAAAAATTTACGTCAAATTGTAGAATAACGTGGAAGCTACAATTCACAGATTCTTGACTGACGCAGGAATATGCTTCCAAACACACACGCGTTAAGCATGACAGTGACCAACAGGGATGTgcctttttgaattttgaaaacttGTTTGGGGGAAGGCATGGAGGGCAGAATGGATGGTGTGGATCTCGAAGATTATGAACTGCTTATTCTTTTTGAAACTGTTGTTTTTATGTACTTATATCCGTCTGTTTAGGAGAGTTTCCTCACCTTTTTGTAGATTCTGTGCAATGCttcaatctcattttttttgcagtgagagtttgaaaacattttacTAGAGTTATACTCATGTGAGTCTTAGCTTCACAGCTCACACAACTGCTACACACGATTCCATCTAAGTTTAAGCTGTCCCACATAATTCTTTTTCTGGTTAAACTCGCATAATGTGGATGGTTGTGGCCGGATAGTTACACAATTTGGAAATACACATTTGTAGTTATAGAGTGCTGGGCTTAACCGATTAATTTTGTCTGATTTGGAAATTGCATGCAATATTGTCCTCTGGATTGAGCATGTGAAATGTGCTGTTTGGAACGTGACTGATTTATATCACTTATATCAAGGAATCAGTTTTATTGGTTTAACAGTATAAGTTTGTTTTGTCAATTTTGTTGATGCCTGTCCTTCGTTACTCGCATTCCTTGACATTTCTCCATTTGAGAAACAACAGTGAGATATTGCAGTATGGATAGATGATACCGCCTGCTAATAGTGATGCAATAATTTtggatattattattaatgcatCACTATGTAACTTGAAGGAATTTTACAGACAAGATATTTTGTGGTTATATTCTAATAGCAGTTGAGGATGTACTTTCAAAAGTGCTACACAAGACTATAAGCATGACATACGATATAAGTCAATATTTTTCTGTGCCTCTATTCCCTCCTGCCCAATGTTATATTGATCCCATGAATTTGGTAAATATTTGCCTAATGTCTCTTTTATGTCTATCAATGTTCTGAATGTCCTTTTTTTTGTCGTTGATTTGTGGAGAACCTGGAGAAAAATTTCTATTCTGTAggcatctctctctctctctctcttgtgtagAGTCTCTTTTAAGTTTATTATGTATGAATTACTGTTCAATAGCTATTTGGTGGCACCTTTGCACCATAGCTATTTTGCCCTTTCTAACAACTCTAATGAaactttgattatatttttctataaatcaGGAAAATTAGAGGCCATGCCCCTTTTAGTAACTCATAGTTATTGTTACTAATAAACATAGTAGCCAATTGTGCCCCATAGCACCTTCATAAGGGCATTGTGGAGCATCATGGCTTTTGGCTGCTCTGTCTCTCTGTGGGACCCCGTTGTGTTGCAACTCACTTTTGTGTCTGGACTCTGGAGCGGCATGAATTGCGGCCATTTATGGTCATAACCACTATTACATCAGGAGACTAAAAcccgttttttttttcctcaaacgACATcgtttggtgtttttttttttttttttttggggggggggagATCTTGGAATTTCCATTTTCACcctccttttattttcatcagACCTTATTCTCCCTGTTACAAAAAAAACCCTATTTTCCCACTCACTTCTCTCTTTGACGCAAACCATCTGACCCAGAGCTGTCAGGTGTGTTTCTAGCCAACTTATGATATTCCTGTGGAGTTTCCTGCCAATCCACATTCTGGAACGCTGGCACACCCTTCTGTGGTCTCTGTTTACATCCTCTGCGTTCTGTTCTGTTCATGTCAAAGAGGGGTCTATGTTTTGTTTTATACTTGTATATTCATTCCTTCACTGTTATGTTCAGATAGGTAACCTTATGTTGCCTTTTCTTgctgtattttcttttttcttttgtaccaGTCTCTTGTTGTTAGTAACTTCTGTGGTATGGATATGCAACAGTGGTCATTCCACTTTCTGCTATCTTGTTATAGTGGTTTTGTGGTATGCCGCTCCACTCCTCTATCTGGGACTGGTGACTGACTAGGCTAATAAATATGTTAGAGCTGTTCTCAAGGTTGTAAATGAAGGGCTAGTGACATACATGTGCATTAATAATCAAAACAACCTCCCTccactttctttttttcctttttgtgacAAAATAAATACCAAACCTTAATAACATGGTTGCTAGATAATTTGTttgatattaatatttaatagagTTTGATCCGGGAATGCATTGTGTGAAAAAGCATGATATACTTGTTGATGGATCAACTTAAGTTGCCTGATTATACTTATACTTTCTATTGTAAATTTTCTTTACCTTGAGTGGTTTTTGCTAATGAATTGAAGAGGTCGACACTTGACAGAAATATATAGTTTTGCGaattaaaatttctctttctGAAAAGTATAGTTTTTTGGTTATTATAACTTGTGCACTCTGTTCTTGTTGACTTAGCTGTCTCCCATGGAAATGGTAAATACATTCTGAAACATCTTTTTTATGATTTGGAATAAATATGaagctttctttctttatttgtgtgtgtgtgtggctcactgaaatttcaatttctttctagttaggatttttttcttctggGTTAGGAAACATGTAAATCTCACCAGTGGCAATTTGgcattacttaaaaataaatatagaatttCCTTGTGTTTTTCAGGTTCCTCTAGCTCCATTACAACGAGGTAATGGCCCTCCTTTTCTCAATCAAATGTGGCAGAATGAGTCTCATGGTATTGTTAATCACCCTTCTGAGCAAGGGATCCCTGTCATGATTACATGGAACTATGGTGGTAACAATGTGGCTGTGGAGGGATCTTGGGATAACTGGACATCTAGGTGAGATTCAAGGACTCCCTTTTTTGGTAACAATAGTGCTGGATTGTATTTTTTGACATAAAAAGTTATCATAACTGCAAATAGTCTACAATAGTAAAATGAGATTAGTACCAGTAAATTTTATTACATGCAGGAAGGCATTACAGCGAGCTGGCAAGGATCACTCATTCCTTATAGTCCTTCCACCAGGTATATATCATTACAGGTTCATTGCTGATGGTGAAGAGAGATTTATCCCAGAGCTACCTAATGTAGCTGATGAGATGGGGCATGTCTGCAATCTTCTTGATGTTAATGTATGCATCATCCTatttgtttctttctctttatgaaaacAACATCATTTTGTGAGCATATTTCCATCATGAAGTTTGTTCTGCTGTGTATTTAATCATCCCATTTAGTGATTGATAAACCTTCCATTTAATGATTTGAATGTTATTGTGTTCTGCAGGATTATGTGCCAGAAAACCCCGATGGTGTGTCTGAGTTTGAAGCACCACCCTCCCCCGAATCCAGTTATGGCCAAGCATTTCCAGCTGAAGAAGACTTTGCAAAAGAGCCAATGGCTGTTCCTTCGCAACTGCATCTTACTGTCCTAGGTATGGAAAACTCTGACATAGGTTCCTCTTCAAAGCCCCAACATGTTGTGCTAAATCATGTCTTCATAGAGAAAAATTTGGCCTCAAAGTCTGTTGTTGCCCTGGGACTCACTCACAGGTTCCAGTCCAAATATGTGACAGTTGTCCTTTACAAACCGCTCAAGAGGTGAAATATATAACGCTTGTCAATTATataaacctttttttcttttttttggtagCCTCAGTCTgtaaagatgaaaatttaaataatactcCTCAACGGGTGGTATATGAAGGTCTTGTGTCTATATATGCTTGAGGCTTCTGTTCGAATTGgtaaattaaactttttgtttttcaattactttttgtttcttttccttcttgaatttttgaaatatatcaATAGGGTGccttaaaatatgattttggtaAGGGGGTGCTGGTCATAACTATGTTTTTTGGATTATAATATCTAATTATTGTACACATTAGCTTAAAATAATGGTACCTTTggatggaaagaaagaaaatacagAGAAAAATAACATGGATACTAATATATTTTCTCTCGGTGGAAGAAAAAAGTGAGAAAgagaaggaattttttttacttagaaaaaaatttggcttgcttattttatgtttttgaaaactgttttctattcttaaataaaaatattttttatgagaatagtttttttttcaaatatattttcattaatgtttttaatttttaaagccAAAAACTTGGATCAATTTCAAAACTTGTTatctttgtatttttatcttcttttctgacttttaatctttaaaaaagaattttgattttttttaaataatcaaacacatttttttttcaattcaaatttaaaatttttcttttttcattccaCTACTGTTAAGgggtaaaaaaaatagatgagtAAAATGCAAGATGTTAATATGGTGGGGGTAAATTTCTCATTAAGAAAAATTAGTGGTTCGGTACTTATAATATTGCACCAacattatcttttagtttttacacTCAACAATTTTTGAAACCATGTACAAATACTTTTGAtcccttttctcattttcacGGTAGAGTTTAATGATATGAcggtataaaatagttttatctcaaaataatgttgatataacttttaaaataattatcataaaaattaataatcttatcatatatttaaatgatGATTAGTATATAATTCTTGTTCtctttcattattatttgtGTTGGGTTATCAAACAATAAGcttgaaaactataaaattttgCGTCTCACTCTAAATAAAAAGTAGTTATATTTTCTCTAACATAGtgttataagttaaaatttattataaatcataaaattgtgTCTCACTTCTTATTTAAAGAGTCTATTTTGTACTAAtagattttaactaataatggtgtgtgttattttaaaaaaaaaagtgttttacgaaaaacttttttttacactttttttggTTGCATGGaaatgaaggaaaaagaggaggaaaaatagagaaataaagAGAAGATTGTCATCTTTTCTCATTTGGTAGCAAAGAAATTGAggagaaaacataaaaagatgccatatttacatttttttaatccaaaattACGCAAAAAAGATCAATAGTACTTATTTGTTGCAGAAAATAATCGATTATGTTTTGTTGATAATCAAATatcattatataataaaaaaaagtaaaattttcaaaataagtaatTTCCATTTCTCTCAAGttgctaaaatttattttcatatgcatatgcatgaccagctttggaattttaaaatagtaattGATGCATTGGACCGATGAACATCAATCGATTTTCATGTGGTGGACCAAAGAAAAAATCGATTTTCCTTTCCAGCACAATCAATTGAAAGagtttgaaaatgttagttttaattaaaagattattctttacttttttttccttaaatcaAACACCTCTAAATTCACTTTATTTCTctcatatttgttttatttttcacctatttcttttctcatatcatacaCTCATGTAATTATTACATGCCAAGAGGACAATAGTTACAAGAAAGgcatcaattttcatttttatttaagaatagAGTGACACATGAACAAATATAATCTATTTCATACTCGTTGTCTCCCCAGTGATTTAGCTTGGTGACATTATATACAACAATTTAATACCAGGGATAGAATTGTGTGTTGTCTAAGGGATCAACTGAAATTTCTGAGAATATTTTGAATTCTATTGgagagacaaaaaaaagaagttaaaggaTCAATTTATCACCTCCTAgattaaaaaaagttgataCATTTTTATTGAACGAATTcacttatttggtaattatACCAAACATGGACCTAAAATATTCCTTCTGGTCCTTTGCATaagatacaaatttaaaaatgtgtATATGTTGTTAAATCTATAATATATGAATGATTTGCACAGCACTACACCTCAAAAGATATTGATATGGTTTCCTCCCCAATTGAGAATTTGAGATGTAaagatattgatattgatatggTTTCCTCCCCCAACTGAGAATTTGAGATGCTGTCCACTTTTTGTATTACTTCAATTCCTTACGGTATTGTATGGCAGAgtaaaatggaaagaaaataaataaaagtatgaaaaaaatatttaaattaaaatagtaaatgATAATGTGGATCcacataattttttgaaatttttacacAAATCACTACTACAGTAAATAAACCAAACAGGATGTAGGTGAAATAAAATCATTGAGATTCTATCCCCCTAATTCTTTTTTCCCTCCCCTTTTGATTTTTATCATTCCTTTTTATTGATTGGTTATTTATCTCCTTTTAACTTGGTTACTTTGAACACTTTCCTCTGCCcacttgcttttctttttcaaattcatgATGGCAGCTTTGTTCTATTTGAGATTTGAAGTATCTAGCTATTGCAAGCATGCCTAAAGAGACACGAGTCAGCACAATTTTTATGGACATCAAGGTACTGCTTGAtagagtgaaaataaaataaaatgagataaaaaatttgaattaaaataaagtgtaaAAATATAAGTCTCATctcattttaatgatttttttgttctttttctctgCAAATGAATGGAGTCCAAACAAAGCCAACAAACATGTGTGTCGTCTCTCCATGTTTGTTTGTAAAAAAAGCTTTACCATGCTAATGCTAAACCATCCAAGAGGGTGCAAAATAAAGATGCAACAATATGGTTACGCCGTACCATAAGGTACATCATGTTACTATTTATAACATGACGAGTGTGCCAATACAATAGTACAAATGTACAATACCATGTactaaagattattttttcttttttaaggatGCTATCGCTTATCAAAGTTAACAGAATCACGACGAATTGGACATCtgaaacatgaaacaaagaTCTAGATCTTCTACGAAATTGCACGGTGTACACTTGCAAATATAGTCattaaagttaataaaattcaattttaataggctaaaatatatttttatttacataaaattagaaaattttagcTTTCTTccttataattttgtttaccttttcggtctccataaaattaaaatgtcataATTTGAATCGAAGCTAAAGTCagttaaaattaaatctatATATGTTTAATGAATGCTCACTTAAGAACTAAATACATGTAAAATTAAACCTACTTCATTTAATACATGTTTGATTTTAAATGACCCTAACTCCAAACCAAATTATGACAttttaatttgagtttaatatgtaaaataattataaattattatctaattataaattaccgTTTGAATTACtctaagataattattataagaattatcaaacttatcatatatggTGAGTTATTATTGGATAACTgtgtaaaaacttttttttttatattgtcgttgtataacattttttttcttagttttaggCAAACTAAAAACCTACAAAAAACTTTGTAGGGTCAAAAAccaaactttttaattttatagacaaaaaatattttagcattttaaatattaaaacgaATGGAGAAGATTCATCCAGTTTCCCTAAAAATTGTAGAGGATTCAAATTCCAGAaacaaatattaacaataaaGCAATTTTTGtaggataaattatttttcaaacagTTTATTCTCCCTATAAAAATATctgaaatgaaaggaaaaaaaagtcccAAACATGAGGGGAGGAATCCTCCAAACATTTAAAACCATTGATTTAGAAAAATGGATAGTTTTGACAACCGAATATATTATCAAGGTAAAAGGCAAAAGTAAAAAGAGTAAATGCTTCATTCATCACCCAAATAGTAGCTTCACCCtatacatttctttttttttttaatttttttttcttatcacatcatatcaaagattttttttattttaatttttctctgtCATATAATAATCCATGAGAATCTATTCTCATGGTCATCCATGAGAATCTCTGGGTGTTTACACCCAAGGAAAAATAGGAAGAAGAAGTTGGTGCCTCCACGATGGTGGTTCTGGCATTGTGGATCCTCAAAAGCACCCACATGTTAACAATTGGCGCAGTGATTTTGACTTTGCTTGTGCTTTCACAGTGAATTTGGATTTGGGTTTGGATTTGTATTTTCTGCTGCTTGCAAACCTCATTCTGAAAGAAATTAATCTCGTGCCATCAGTAAGGGAAAATCTTTTCGTGCTCAGGTTGGACTATGCGTCATCATCAATGTCCCACGTAGAACCATTTAgtgtaacaataaaaaatataatgttccATTATCTTCACATAAATTTTGCCAAGTAAACATTTATTTGGGCTAGCTtcgattttctttaaaatacatATTACGCAAGATCCTATGCCTTTTTTATTTGGGTTCCAAAGGCACGTTCATGCAACGCGCATTAGTTTGatgtttgcattttttaagtatattattattagtaaaatCAAGTTGGCAAGGCTGTGcatatttctttaaattaatagtaaaatcACTTTTTCATTTTGCTAAAGGCGTTGACAAATCAAACACAACACTCTTGTCTAGATCGTTGCCAATTTGCCATGTTGTCATTAACTTCAGCTtatgagaaagaagaaaaaaacatttctttCTTCACTAGCCTTCCATCATTATTGGAGTGAACTCGAGAAATGCAAAATGATCACAAACAATCATATAGCATAAAGATGGTATCAACAGTATAAATCACTCACATGTAAAAGCACAAATTGCAACCAATTGTTCCAGGTTCATAGTAGTAACCCAAAAAAGATGAAAAGTGAAGTACAAATGCATGGTGAGACACATCTAATCCAAGCTACTAAAACAAGGACAGAGCAAACAAGTAGAAAATACTAATGAGCAATACCAATAAATAAAAGCAAACAAAGCCGACCAACAAAAACTAATGACCCCAAATGAAGATTGTcctaatgaaaatataattctcATCAAAACTTATCTGCCCTGTCTTTTTTCTGTTCAggtgtttttcaatttttttttgttatggttGATTGGTCCTCACTTGGCCATCATGACTTTGACAAACTCCTCATAGTTGATCTGACCATCACCATCAACGTCAGCCTCGCGAATCATCTCATCGACTTCCTCGTCGGTCAGCTTCTCACCGAGATTGGTCATCACATGGCGGAGCTCCGCTGCAGAGATGAAGCCATTCTGATCCTTGTCAAACACGCGGAAAGCCTCCTTCAGCTCCTCCTCTGAATCAGTGTCTTTCATCTTGCGAGCCATGAGATTCAGGAATTCTGGGAAATCAATGGTACCATTCCCATCAGCATCAACCTCATTTATCATGTCCTGCAGCTCTGCCTCAGTTGGGTTCTGGCCAAGTGACCGCATCACGGTCCCAAGTTCCTTGGTGGTAATACAACCTgtatcatttgaaaaaaaaaacgaagaaaaaagttaaaacacaAACAAGTAATTCAGCCTCAAAAGGAACTGCATTATCCAATTTAAGAATCAattaagtgcatgtttggaaactcattacaaagaaaaatattatgtcAATTTAGCCCAAAAACTTGGAAGCTATAACTAATAGCTTCTGGTTGGAAAAACACATCAACAAGGTGCAACCAAACATGCTATAAGGTGAACACTTAGATCTAAAGTTTTGGTTTTCTGCTCAAATCATATTCCCCAGTTTTGTTCAAGACTTTCAAACACATCAACACTCACGGCAGGAATGTGCACGAGGAGTGGTAAACATAATATTGTAAGTTAAATATTATTCTGTGTACAATTTCATAAATCTATAAATGTATTATAAGCACACAAGACTCACAAATCCAGCACTATGGGGGTAAAAAAATCTTTTCCATTCATTATAACCACACACATGACACAactcaataaaaataatcataaatccCAATTTCTTATTCTCATCAGAGAGATTCACTACCATGCAATTCTATTTCATTCTCAGATATATCTtccaaatttaaagaaaataaaaagggacaAAAATGCAGTAAAAAACGTAAAAGGGTCAATCCTGTACGAGTAATTATAAACATACATTCTCATACATTTTCAACCCATTTTCTTCCTATCTCTTTCTTTCGCATCACATCATTTATCACTATCTCTTCctacccattttttttttacctaaatcCACCTCAAAATGGGGGtggaagtttatattttttcccaTCCTATATTGAGTTATTTGTAAATCCAAACATGTAGCACCAAATGTCACATCCACAcaagcaaattccaaatttCTGATCGAGAAATCAAACACCCACAAATCAAATCTCGATTCACAGTTGAAAGCAAGGGCAAAACGGGAAAAAGGGGAGATTTCAGCGAGAATGCAAATCCAATTCATTCATACATACACCCACAAACATCAAGGAGCAAAAAGTGAAAGGAGAAGGCACCCAaaggaaaaaagattaaaaatttaacaaaataatcaaaagggTAATAAAGAAAAACGAGACTGGAATGAGATCTAAtgaaataagagagaaagagagagagaaaagggaTCTGAGAAAAGAGACCATCCCCGTCCTTGTCGAAGAGGCTGAAGGCTTCCTTGAACTCGGAGATCTGTTCGTCGGTGAGCTGATCGGCCATTGGAATTGATGGATGGATCTCTCTCTGTTCTTCTCTGCGATGTGATGTCGTGATGTGGAAAAAACAAAGGAAGGAGGACTATGTTATTTATATGCTCTTACAAACGCCAACCAGggcttctcttttttctctctttatctctttctttttgtggtACTTTATTCCTTAATTCAAATATAATCTACCTGCCATAACGCCAAATTAATGTACTGTTATTCTCTAACAATAGAACCAACAATACTAGTAGTAAGGTctacacaaaattaaatggtgCTTACTTAATTCTCTAATGACAtgtggttttctttttttataaacattttttataaatgttattGGTACAAGAAtaatctttattaaaaattttgttttctagtaaaattttatttttcaattaactttttttatcgtGACATTCGAATTTAAtatcttatttaagaaaatcaaatttaatatcaaTTGAATTAATGGTTTTGATTCTTTATCTTgatgtttttgaaagaaaatgaaataaaaaagtaaatactttataaatttttatagggttagttaattataaaattatttttttttataataattattttaaaaataatattgattgaaattttttattgtgaacagtgtaaatttttttatgctgATAATGGGTAAAAAGTAAAATCTAAAATGAAACAACAGGTCAAGACGatactacattttaattttaataaaagagaaattgtaaaaaaaaaagtaaatagaaTGTTTTGCTCTAAATACTTTgttgttcaaaaaaaaattcccgtGATTTAATGGGAAATAAAGGATTGTGTACTTATAGTGGTAGTTTTATGCATTGATCTAACATGACCTGATTGATTCTTTATTGAAATAGATTTAGCTAACATGTTTTAGGACAGATGTtgagaagatgaaaaaaaaaaaaaaaataacgtaTGAAAAGTATTAATacgtaatttttaaattttcttaaaagtgtttaatactaatattttttttttaaaaaattgaaatcaacCCGTCTGGTTTAATCTTTaacattcaatcataaattgtGATATAATTGAAAATGGTTGACTTttgttgtaattattttaaaaattatatttagggTAATTTATAAGttgataatatgaaaaaaatacactatattaaaattaaattcttttaaaatctaacacttttattattttgaatgggTACACAATaacaaagttttataaaaaaaattccacaaATATTATtctcaataattatatatagggATGACGAATAACTAAAGGTCAATCCAGCAGTAGCAATGTAGCATAACATAGAAAAGCAATTTATTAAACACATAtaattcttcaatttttttttttgctgaattaaaTTCTTCACTTTATATTACAGGGTATAtaaagaatttatccttaaaagttatattaaaatatatatttttaaaaataaaaagttgaggTAAACAATATTAGTATTATTCCATAAAAAAAGAcaatattagtattattatcgTAAATGTTTTAACTTCCAAGTATTGACTTTAGAACTTTTGTAACAACATGAGATTTGAGCTCACTGTCATAACTCTTTTCCAGTGGTGTCATCTCTTTAAGCGTGCAACAAAGACAGGGATAAATATCCCTAATAATCACTTTGATACTTATCATAATGCTACAGTAACTTTTATGTTGAAAAAATGGCCGGATATATTACATATTTGAAACAACTTTTAATGCATTTGTTATAGGATGCTGTGTGTAATTTCTGTGCTATAGG
This region includes:
- the LOC114400777 gene encoding calmodulin → MADQLTDEQISEFKEAFSLFDKDGDGCITTKELGTVMRSLGQNPTEAELQDMINEVDADGNGTIDFPEFLNLMARKMKDTDSEEELKEAFRVFDKDQNGFISAAELRHVMTNLGEKLTDEEVDEMIREADVDGDGQINYEEFVKVMMAK
- the LOC114400770 gene encoding SNF1-related protein kinase regulatory subunit beta-1-like, whose product is MGNANGREDGSIPPAAADPSAAARGTHAPPVSLPPVRAFSSDSMANSPPHSPRRSRSPILFGPQVPLAPLQRGNGPPFLNQMWQNESHGIVNHPSEQGIPVMITWNYGGNNVAVEGSWDNWTSRKALQRAGKDHSFLIVLPPGIYHYRFIADGEERFIPELPNVADEMGHVCNLLDVNDYVPENPDGVSEFEAPPSPESSYGQAFPAEEDFAKEPMAVPSQLHLTVLGMENSDIGSSSKPQHVVLNHVFIEKNLASKSVVALGLTHRFQSKYVTVVLYKPLKR